The following coding sequences lie in one Capnocytophaga stomatis genomic window:
- the hemW gene encoding radical SAM family heme chaperone HemW: MYSLYIHIPFCRQACHYCDFHFSTTLKRKGEVVNAICKELILRKQEATNSQLQTIYFGGGTPSILSFEELQSILQTIRENYEISPNAEITLEANPDDFFRDSSSPTGLLSNLKQLGINRLSIGVQSFYEEDLRLMNRAHNATQAELLLSEAPKFFDNITIDLIYGIPNMTDERWQSNIRKALSFGIPHVSAYALTVEPKTALHKFIALGKIPDVNEQQAHAHFVTMLSILEEEGFIHYEFSNFGKEGYFSRNNTAYWFGKKYMGIGPSAHSFNGTERSWNIANNIKYIEHIQKGVIPAEKEVLSLNDRYNELIITRIRTMIGISVEEVEAVFGKKYADYLHLQAKKHITNGLLALKDKHLVVTREGKFLSDGIAADLFIVD; encoded by the coding sequence TTGTACAGCCTTTACATTCATATCCCCTTTTGCAGGCAAGCGTGCCACTATTGTGACTTTCACTTCTCAACAACCTTAAAACGAAAAGGCGAAGTGGTCAACGCTATTTGTAAAGAATTGATTTTACGAAAACAAGAAGCCACCAACAGCCAATTACAGACTATTTATTTCGGAGGGGGGACTCCCAGCATACTTTCTTTTGAAGAATTACAAAGCATTCTGCAAACTATTCGCGAAAATTACGAAATTAGCCCCAATGCGGAAATCACTTTAGAAGCAAATCCTGATGATTTTTTCAGAGATAGCTCCTCTCCTACCGGATTGCTTTCAAATTTGAAGCAATTGGGCATAAATCGGTTGAGTATTGGTGTGCAATCTTTTTATGAAGAAGATTTACGCCTTATGAATCGAGCTCATAACGCTACACAAGCAGAATTACTCCTTTCGGAAGCTCCGAAATTCTTTGATAATATCACCATTGATTTGATTTATGGTATCCCGAATATGACCGACGAGCGTTGGCAAAGCAATATTCGTAAAGCTCTGTCGTTTGGCATTCCTCACGTATCGGCGTACGCATTAACTGTTGAGCCTAAAACCGCTCTGCACAAATTTATCGCTCTGGGGAAAATCCCTGACGTTAATGAGCAGCAAGCTCACGCACATTTCGTAACGATGCTTTCTATTTTGGAAGAAGAAGGCTTCATTCACTACGAATTTTCCAACTTCGGGAAGGAAGGATACTTCAGCCGTAACAACACCGCTTATTGGTTTGGGAAGAAATATATGGGAATTGGTCCTTCGGCTCATAGTTTTAACGGAACCGAACGCAGTTGGAACATCGCCAATAATATAAAATACATCGAACACATACAAAAAGGCGTAATTCCCGCAGAAAAAGAAGTGCTTTCACTAAACGACCGATACAACGAACTCATTATTACACGAATCCGAACGATGATTGGCATTTCTGTTGAAGAAGTTGAAGCCGTTTTCGGGAAAAAATACGCCGATTATCTGCATTTACAAGCCAAAAAGCATATTACGAACGGATTACTTGCTTTAAAAGACAAGCATCTTGTAGTAACTCGTGAAGGAAAGTTCCTATCCGACGGAATTGCCGCAGATTTATTTATCGTTGATTGA
- the ruvC gene encoding crossover junction endodeoxyribonuclease RuvC yields MEKIILGVDPGTTVMGFGLIKVEKQQMELLQLNELQLKKYSDHYLKLRIIFERTLELIDTYHPDELAIEAPFFGKNVQSMLKLGRAQGVAMAAGLSRQIPITEYEPKKVKMAITGNGNASKEQVAKMLQQLLNLKELPKYFDSTDGLAVAVCHFFNSGRVSSQKSYNSWEAFVKQNENRVR; encoded by the coding sequence TTGGAAAAAATAATTTTAGGAGTTGACCCCGGCACTACCGTGATGGGTTTTGGGCTTATCAAGGTCGAAAAACAACAAATGGAGTTATTGCAACTCAATGAATTACAACTAAAAAAATATTCCGACCATTATCTAAAGCTCCGCATTATTTTCGAGCGAACTTTAGAACTTATCGACACTTATCATCCTGATGAATTGGCAATTGAAGCACCTTTTTTCGGGAAGAACGTTCAATCAATGCTCAAGCTGGGAAGAGCTCAGGGAGTTGCTATGGCTGCCGGTCTTTCTCGCCAAATTCCCATTACTGAATATGAGCCTAAAAAAGTAAAAATGGCTATCACCGGTAACGGAAATGCTTCCAAAGAACAAGTCGCTAAGATGCTTCAACAACTGCTGAATCTTAAAGAATTACCGAAATACTTCGATTCCACTGACGGATTGGCTGTGGCTGTATGTCACTTTTTCAATAGCGGACGAGTTTCTTCACAAAAATCATACAACAGTTGGGAAGCTTTTGTAAAACAGAACGAAAATCGGGTTAGATAA
- a CDS encoding RidA family protein, with the protein MKRIIFTENAPAPIGPYNQATLAGNTLYVSGQIPVDPKTNEVVKGIEAATVQVMENLKAVLEAAGATFENVVKTTIFLADMNQFGEVNAVYGRYFDEKTAPARETVQVANLPKFVEVEISCIAVL; encoded by the coding sequence ATGAAACGTATTATTTTTACAGAAAACGCTCCTGCTCCAATTGGTCCTTATAATCAGGCAACTTTGGCAGGTAACACTTTGTATGTGTCAGGACAAATTCCGGTTGACCCTAAAACGAACGAAGTTGTAAAAGGAATTGAAGCGGCTACGGTTCAGGTAATGGAAAACTTAAAAGCGGTGCTTGAAGCTGCCGGAGCTACCTTTGAAAATGTGGTAAAAACGACCATATTTTTAGCAGATATGAATCAGTTTGGAGAAGTAAACGCTGTGTATGGCAGATATTTTGACGAAAAAACAGCTCCTGCTCGTGAAACGGTTCAAGTAGCGAACTTACCTAAGTTTGTTGAGGTTGAAATTTCGTGTATTGCGGTTTTATAA
- a CDS encoding M23 family metallopeptidase: MKLSLTAVWSLLLCSFSFAQTDFASPLDIPLLLSGNFGELRPNHFHAGVDFKTQGREGLNIYAIKEGYVSRIKVGAYGYGKALYITHPNGYTSVYAHLQKFAPAIEAYIKKRQYARKSFEIDAYPKENELVVKKGQLVGLGGNTGSSAGPHLHFEIRDASSNAVNPLLYGYEIKDNIPPDVYQVMAYPLGREAQINQSQLPQTVKLTKQPDGSYLADKVFASGTIGFGLQSIDKQNDTHHQNGVYKVTLSVNGEPHFQYIFDKLSFNEARYINTFIDYQTYVDKKSRVQLLYRGKGNRISTIYTVNKNEGQLEVKENMGYLVTITAEDIKGNVSKISIPVEGKKLDVKEPRPVVNGEVIVSGRDQYFTFDGGNIYFPERTFYNDFLIQIESKNDTLTLHNPATAVHKFFNLSFDNKKFSEKEAKQVFIARLDEKNRPSAERTIYKNKLFTTRTRNLGRFTLMKDTIAPTLRPLNFKNNATVTASTLKVEIKDDLSGIESYSATLNGQWILFEYEPKTQTLTFDFSDIDTKKTDTYKLEMIAKDGVGNVQKLDVSFKKK; this comes from the coding sequence ATGAAACTATCACTAACGGCCGTATGGTCGCTATTACTATGCTCATTTTCATTTGCACAAACAGATTTCGCCTCTCCGCTGGACATTCCGTTGCTCTTATCGGGCAATTTTGGGGAATTACGCCCTAATCATTTCCACGCGGGAGTTGATTTTAAAACTCAGGGACGCGAAGGACTTAACATATACGCTATAAAAGAAGGATATGTATCACGAATTAAGGTAGGTGCGTACGGATATGGCAAAGCTCTGTACATAACCCACCCTAACGGATATACAAGCGTGTACGCACACTTGCAAAAATTTGCTCCGGCGATTGAGGCTTACATCAAAAAACGACAATATGCACGCAAATCGTTTGAAATTGACGCCTATCCGAAAGAAAATGAGTTAGTGGTGAAGAAAGGACAGCTCGTGGGGCTTGGTGGAAATACGGGAAGCAGTGCAGGGCCACATTTGCATTTTGAAATCCGCGATGCCAGCTCCAATGCGGTCAATCCGCTGTTGTACGGATATGAAATAAAGGATAATATTCCGCCTGATGTGTATCAAGTGATGGCATATCCGCTCGGAAGAGAAGCCCAGATAAATCAATCGCAGCTTCCGCAGACTGTAAAGCTCACCAAGCAACCCGACGGCTCGTATCTTGCGGATAAAGTTTTTGCCAGCGGAACGATAGGATTTGGTTTGCAGTCCATAGACAAGCAAAATGACACACATCACCAGAACGGCGTGTACAAAGTGACCTTATCGGTGAACGGAGAACCGCATTTTCAGTATATATTTGACAAACTTAGCTTTAACGAGGCTCGTTACATCAATACATTTATTGATTATCAAACGTATGTGGATAAAAAGTCACGTGTGCAGTTGCTCTATCGTGGTAAAGGGAACAGAATTTCCACCATTTACACGGTCAATAAAAACGAAGGACAGCTTGAGGTTAAGGAAAATATGGGATATCTTGTAACAATTACTGCCGAGGATATCAAGGGGAATGTTTCTAAGATTAGTATTCCGGTGGAAGGCAAGAAGTTGGACGTGAAAGAGCCTCGACCTGTGGTAAACGGAGAGGTTATAGTCTCGGGACGCGACCAATATTTCACCTTCGATGGCGGGAATATCTATTTTCCTGAGAGAACCTTCTACAATGACTTTCTGATACAGATAGAGAGCAAAAATGACACGCTAACCTTGCATAATCCTGCAACAGCCGTGCATAAGTTCTTTAATTTATCATTCGATAATAAGAAATTCAGCGAAAAAGAAGCCAAACAGGTGTTCATTGCTCGGTTAGACGAGAAAAACAGACCTTCAGCCGAACGAACTATTTATAAAAACAAACTCTTTACAACCCGAACGCGTAATTTGGGAAGGTTTACGCTGATGAAAGATACTATCGCCCCGACTTTACGTCCGTTAAACTTTAAAAATAATGCGACAGTCACTGCATCTACTCTGAAAGTGGAGATAAAAGATGATTTAAGCGGGATAGAAAGCTATTCGGCAACGTTAAACGGGCAGTGGATTTTGTTTGAATATGAACCGAAGACGCAAACTCTTACATTCGACTTTTCGGACATTGATACGAAGAAGACAGATACCTACAAACTGGAAATGATTGCCAAAGATGGGGTCGGAAATGTGCAAAAGCTCGATGTATCTTTCAAAAAGAAGTAA
- a CDS encoding IS5 family transposase — MSKDIIKKWIISHLSIGKRGFKTKFDLSLIFLLIVKRLKTGCQWRELPVEVYFKDQKISYQTVYYYFNKWSKDGSFKRIWLNLLLENRRKLDLSSVQLDGSHTRCRMGGQSVGYQLRKKSKTTNSIFLCDNLGQILAMGSPKSGNHHDLNNIDFVLKEILNLLEEAKIEHKGLFVNADAGFDSRDLKSFLQEKEIIPNIKQNPRNGQNENIYFDEELYKNRFKIERSFAWLDGFKGLIIRYETLNTTWMAMLYLGIILTFIRKV, encoded by the coding sequence TTGAGCAAAGATATAATAAAAAAATGGATTATTTCCCATTTGAGTATTGGAAAAAGAGGATTTAAAACAAAATTTGATTTATCATTAATTTTTCTTCTGATAGTCAAACGATTAAAAACAGGTTGCCAGTGGAGGGAACTTCCGGTAGAAGTGTATTTTAAAGACCAAAAAATAAGCTATCAAACAGTCTATTATTATTTCAATAAATGGAGTAAAGATGGTAGTTTTAAGCGAATTTGGCTTAATTTGTTGCTTGAGAATCGGAGAAAATTAGATTTATCAAGCGTCCAACTTGATGGTAGTCATACTCGATGTCGAATGGGAGGACAATCTGTTGGTTATCAGTTAAGAAAAAAGTCAAAGACCACGAATTCTATCTTTCTGTGTGATAATTTGGGGCAAATTTTAGCAATGGGTAGTCCAAAATCCGGTAATCATCACGATTTGAATAATATAGACTTTGTTTTAAAAGAGATTTTGAATCTTTTGGAGGAAGCGAAAATAGAGCATAAAGGCTTGTTTGTCAATGCAGATGCAGGTTTTGATAGCCGAGACTTAAAAAGTTTTTTACAGGAAAAAGAAATAATACCTAATATCAAACAAAATCCCAGAAATGGACAAAATGAAAATATTTATTTTGACGAAGAATTATATAAAAATCGGTTTAAAATAGAGAGAAGTTTTGCGTGGCTTGATGGTTTTAAAGGATTGATTATAAGATATGAAACCCTAAACACAACTTGGATGGCTATGTTGTATCTAGGGATTATACTAACATTTATTCGAAAAGTTTAA